A genomic stretch from Amycolatopsis sp. 195334CR includes:
- a CDS encoding RNA polymerase sigma factor produces the protein MPTIHEELTDATLLDAVRAGNLLAYGVLCQRHAGPAEEFALRLAGDPGAAHDLTARALTGTVRALRRGDGPRWSLRPHLLGTIRRLATEDPAAGVAAGDPAGLAAEDAAAGLATRGWAEAASQAAEATVRRWHAQLADPAFRQLPPRWQLVLWHLEAGPTATTDLAAVLGTSPGGAAALIRRAREDLSELDRRPTHNHREPDGRHARQPDRRSTHHVHEPGSRHIRQPDRRPTHHVHEPDGRHIRQPDRHSTHHVHESGCCSTHHQLRTWFDGTPSHRHLDEHVAGCVTCLSTSVRLLTTRPPT, from the coding sequence TTGCCGACGATCCACGAAGAACTGACCGACGCGACCCTGCTGGACGCGGTGCGCGCGGGAAACCTGCTGGCGTACGGCGTGTTGTGCCAGCGGCACGCCGGGCCCGCAGAGGAGTTCGCCCTCCGTTTGGCGGGTGACCCCGGCGCCGCGCACGACCTCACCGCGCGGGCGCTGACCGGAACGGTGCGCGCCCTTCGCCGCGGTGACGGTCCGCGGTGGAGCCTGCGGCCGCACTTGCTGGGCACCATTCGCCGCCTGGCCACCGAAGATCCCGCCGCAGGCGTGGCGGCCGGAGATCCCGCAGGCCTGGCAGCGGAAGATGCCGCCGCAGGCCTGGCGACCCGAGGTTGGGCCGAAGCCGCGTCGCAAGCGGCGGAAGCCACGGTCCGGCGGTGGCACGCCCAGCTCGCCGACCCGGCCTTCCGGCAGCTGCCCCCGCGCTGGCAACTCGTGCTCTGGCACCTCGAAGCCGGGCCCACAGCCACCACGGACCTCGCCGCCGTGCTGGGCACCTCGCCCGGTGGCGCCGCCGCGCTGATCCGGCGCGCCCGCGAAGACCTCAGCGAGCTCGACCGCCGCCCCACCCACAACCACCGCGAGCCCGACGGCCGCCACGCCCGCCAGCCCGACCGCCGCTCCACCCACCACGTCCACGAGCCCGGCAGCCGCCACATCCGCCAGCCCGACCGCCGCCCCACCCACCACGTCCACGAGCCCGACGGCCGCCACATCCGCCAGCCCGACCGCCACTCCACCCACCACGTCCACGAGTCCGGCTGCTGCTCCACCCACCATCAGTTGCGCACCTGGTTCGACGGCACCCCCTCCCACCGCCACCTCGACGAGCACGTGGCCGGCTGCGTCACCTGTCTGTCCACTTCGGTCCGTCTGCTCACCACCCGCCCACCCACCTAA
- a CDS encoding acyl-CoA dehydrogenase family protein: MDQLEDVEQAIVDTVRAFVDRDVRPVVRELEHANTYPGELIEQMKRLGVFGLVIPEPYGDLRVSARCYAMVTEELARGWMSLAGAMGGHTVVAELLLAFGTEEQKRRYLPRMATGELRATMALTEPGGGSDLQALRTTAVKADGEYVVNGTKTWISNARRAGLVALLCKTDPGAEPAHRGISILLVEKVFTVSKDLPKLGYKGVESCEISFADCRVPRSALLGETEGEGFAQMMRGLEIGRIQVAARATGVARAAFDDALRYAQERESFGKPIWQHQAIGHRLATMGTKLTAARQLLLHAARRYDSGERADLEAGMAKLFCSETAMEVALDAIRVHGGYGYSTEFDVERYFRDAPLMIVGEGTNEIQQNVIARQLIARGLP; encoded by the coding sequence ATGGACCAGCTGGAGGATGTCGAGCAGGCCATCGTGGACACCGTGCGCGCGTTCGTCGACCGCGACGTGCGGCCGGTCGTGCGCGAGCTCGAACACGCGAACACCTATCCCGGGGAGCTGATCGAGCAGATGAAGCGGCTCGGCGTCTTCGGGCTGGTCATCCCGGAACCGTACGGCGATCTGCGGGTCTCGGCCCGGTGCTACGCGATGGTCACCGAAGAACTGGCGCGCGGCTGGATGAGCCTGGCCGGTGCGATGGGCGGGCACACGGTGGTGGCCGAGTTGCTCCTCGCCTTCGGTACCGAGGAGCAGAAGCGGCGGTACCTGCCGCGGATGGCGACCGGGGAACTGCGCGCGACCATGGCGCTGACCGAACCCGGCGGCGGGTCGGATCTGCAGGCGTTGCGCACGACCGCTGTCAAGGCCGACGGTGAGTACGTCGTCAACGGAACCAAGACGTGGATCAGCAACGCCCGCCGGGCGGGCTTGGTGGCGTTGCTGTGCAAGACCGATCCGGGGGCCGAGCCCGCCCACCGCGGGATCAGCATCCTGTTGGTGGAGAAGGTTTTCACCGTGTCGAAGGACCTGCCGAAGCTCGGGTACAAGGGTGTCGAAAGCTGCGAGATCAGCTTCGCGGACTGCCGTGTGCCGCGGAGCGCGTTGCTCGGTGAAACCGAGGGCGAGGGGTTCGCGCAGATGATGCGCGGGCTGGAGATCGGGCGGATCCAGGTCGCCGCCCGCGCCACCGGTGTCGCCCGCGCCGCCTTCGACGACGCGCTGCGGTACGCGCAGGAGCGGGAGTCGTTCGGGAAGCCGATCTGGCAGCACCAGGCGATCGGTCACCGTCTCGCGACCATGGGCACCAAGCTCACCGCCGCCCGGCAGCTGCTCCTGCACGCCGCCCGCCGGTACGACTCGGGCGAGCGCGCCGATCTGGAGGCCGGGATGGCGAAGCTGTTCTGCTCGGAAACCGCGATGGAAGTGGCGCTCGACGCGATCCGCGTGCACGGGGGTTACGGCTACTCCACCGAGTTCGACGTGGAACGGTACTTCCGGGACGCCCCGCTGATGATCGTCGGTGAGGGCACGAACGAGATCCAGCAGAACGTGATCGCCCGGCAGCTCATCGCCCGCGGCTTGCCCTGA
- a CDS encoding cyclase family protein, with translation MNPDLLRNYLSRHSTSRRTTLRLAGAAGAVAVASSAGVASASAPAAPAASDGFDDTPFDYADPANLADWAPSRYGAGDQRGAFNEVTPGKTASALSVLKPGRPVRTYNLGELMWNGFPAFKTNPRRIHELRLTIAGYEPPPGFLDAGGVLMTTEPLGANKLSYHEERFAAELSPQHPVPLATTYQIASQLDNLCHVGAAEYYYNGFRGPEFAAAHGATKLGNEHMGPIVTRGVLLDILGVKLAEGASGDLAEPASNGKPLLRENYRITVEDIKKAMDFGGIKRITPGDVVLFRTGWNQLLARRDPADVLRWEGPAGLPGIYLREARWLAQFRPAVVGSDTWALEVVGNPVNDNGAAFPVHQELLMRNGIRIGESYVLDGPADDRVYEFVFAVTPQFTEGATAGNTPPLAMGQPRRH, from the coding sequence ATGAACCCCGACCTTCTGCGTAACTACCTTTCCCGGCACAGCACCAGCCGCCGGACCACGCTCCGGCTGGCCGGGGCCGCCGGGGCCGTCGCGGTCGCCTCGTCCGCGGGAGTGGCGTCGGCGAGCGCCCCCGCCGCGCCCGCCGCCTCGGACGGGTTCGACGACACGCCGTTCGATTACGCCGATCCGGCGAACCTGGCCGACTGGGCGCCGAGCCGGTACGGCGCGGGGGACCAGCGAGGCGCGTTCAACGAGGTGACCCCCGGCAAGACCGCGTCGGCGCTGAGCGTGCTCAAGCCGGGCAGACCGGTGCGGACCTACAACCTCGGGGAACTCATGTGGAACGGCTTCCCCGCGTTCAAGACCAATCCCCGCCGCATCCACGAACTGCGGCTCACCATCGCCGGGTACGAGCCGCCGCCGGGGTTCCTGGACGCCGGCGGCGTGCTGATGACCACCGAACCGCTCGGGGCGAACAAGCTCAGCTACCACGAGGAGCGGTTCGCCGCGGAGCTGTCGCCCCAGCACCCGGTACCGCTGGCCACCACCTACCAGATCGCCTCGCAGCTCGACAACCTCTGCCACGTCGGTGCGGCCGAGTACTACTACAACGGGTTCCGCGGCCCCGAGTTCGCCGCCGCCCACGGCGCCACCAAGCTCGGCAACGAGCACATGGGCCCGATCGTCACCCGCGGGGTCCTACTGGACATTCTCGGGGTGAAGCTTGCTGAAGGCGCCTCCGGCGACCTCGCCGAACCGGCGAGCAACGGCAAGCCGCTGCTGCGGGAGAACTACCGGATCACCGTCGAGGACATCAAGAAGGCGATGGACTTCGGCGGGATCAAGCGGATCACACCCGGTGACGTCGTGCTGTTCCGCACCGGCTGGAACCAGCTCCTCGCCCGCCGCGACCCGGCGGACGTCCTCCGGTGGGAGGGGCCGGCCGGGCTGCCCGGGATCTACCTGCGGGAGGCCCGCTGGCTGGCCCAGTTCCGGCCCGCCGTGGTCGGCAGCGACACCTGGGCGCTGGAGGTGGTGGGCAATCCGGTCAACGACAACGGCGCGGCCTTCCCGGTGCACCAGGAACTGCTGATGCGCAACGGGATCCGGATCGGGGAGTCCTATGTGCTCGACGGGCCCGCCGACGACCGGGTGTACGAGTTCGTCTTCGCGGTGACGCCGCAGTTCACCGAAGGGGCGACGGCGGGCAACACGCCGCCGCTCGCGATGGGGCAGCCGCGGCGCCACTGA
- a CDS encoding BNR repeat-containing protein: MRRAVILLAGLLALVTPAHAEVRGPGVTLLRDTQLDASALYFVSYDGLVNNQSYQSEAILSHAGYQYAAWYTANRAAVVARRKLPAGTWEKAVLPHALTVNDSHNVISLGISPADGRLHVAMDVHDTPVFYARSEAGLVSAPASRTWSADRFGPVQRTLDGVDLGGISYPQFVVTPEKRLQLSYRTGRSGNGTNELAEYDGTTWRKLGKWSSATGPWTAPNGVTSTTRNMYLHGLTYGQGGRLHAAFTWREGNSGVLCHPGGLTNHDTGYVYSDDRGRTWRRNTGQVAGTTGGTPVSVSPDLVVDPLDPDHGLMNQESQAVDRTGAPHAVISYVPGRFTQCVTGYAADRTRWGRTFHVFRTPDGSWTKREVPIQPNATGRTRAVFDRDDNLYLIMPFARIVTASKASGWTDWTLVFDRPGMNVFGEVTVDHSRVTSEGVLSVLYQQRSTGTTPSPIRVADFQLG, translated from the coding sequence ATGCGCCGCGCGGTGATCCTGTTGGCCGGCTTGCTCGCCCTGGTCACCCCCGCCCACGCCGAGGTCCGCGGCCCCGGGGTGACCCTGCTGCGGGACACCCAGCTCGACGCGTCGGCGCTGTACTTCGTCTCCTACGACGGGCTGGTGAACAACCAGTCCTACCAATCGGAGGCGATCCTCAGCCACGCCGGCTACCAGTACGCCGCCTGGTACACCGCGAACCGCGCCGCCGTGGTCGCGCGTCGCAAGCTGCCCGCCGGCACGTGGGAGAAGGCGGTCCTGCCGCACGCGCTGACCGTCAACGACTCCCACAACGTCATCTCGCTCGGCATCTCCCCCGCCGACGGGCGCCTGCACGTGGCCATGGACGTGCACGACACCCCGGTGTTCTACGCCCGCTCCGAGGCGGGCCTGGTCTCCGCGCCCGCGTCGCGCACCTGGTCGGCGGACCGGTTCGGCCCGGTGCAGCGCACGCTCGACGGGGTGGACCTCGGCGGGATCAGCTACCCGCAGTTCGTCGTCACGCCCGAGAAGCGGCTCCAGCTGAGCTACCGCACCGGCCGTTCCGGCAACGGCACCAACGAACTCGCCGAGTACGACGGCACGACCTGGCGCAAGCTCGGCAAGTGGTCGTCGGCCACCGGCCCGTGGACCGCGCCGAACGGCGTCACCAGCACGACCCGCAACATGTACCTGCACGGCCTGACCTACGGCCAGGGCGGCAGGCTGCACGCCGCGTTCACCTGGCGCGAGGGGAATTCCGGGGTGCTGTGCCACCCGGGCGGACTGACCAACCACGACACCGGCTACGTCTACAGCGACGACCGGGGCCGCACCTGGCGCCGGAACACCGGGCAGGTCGCGGGAACCACCGGCGGCACGCCCGTCTCGGTGTCACCGGACCTCGTGGTGGACCCGCTCGACCCCGACCACGGCCTGATGAACCAGGAAAGCCAGGCCGTCGACCGGACCGGCGCCCCGCACGCGGTGATCAGCTACGTGCCCGGCCGGTTCACCCAGTGCGTCACCGGTTACGCGGCCGACCGCACCCGGTGGGGCCGCACCTTTCACGTGTTCCGCACCCCGGACGGGTCGTGGACCAAACGCGAGGTCCCCATCCAGCCGAACGCCACCGGGCGCACCCGCGCCGTGTTCGACCGCGACGACAACCTCTACCTGATCATGCCGTTCGCCCGGATCGTCACCGCCTCGAAGGCCAGCGGCTGGACCGATTGGACGCTGGTCTTCGACCGCCCCGGCATGAACGTCTTCGGCGAGGTCACCGTCGACCATTCCCGGGTGACTTCCGAGGGCGTGCTGTCGGTGCTCTACCAGCAGCGTTCCACCGGAACCACCCCGTCCCCGATCCGCGTCGCGGATTTCCAGCTGGGTTAG
- a CDS encoding prolyl oligopeptidase family serine peptidase, with the protein MDKVFSRRAALVAGAGVTAGLALPVTAHAAPPGSGTRFVLDADTLDGGEQVTSLTLDTSRLGPIDPASLTPGTFGVHAKATSPIDTGGQNVGYDLDRAVTAARLDRRGNIVLELSHAEGQPGGGTLGYVGSKGRNVRLDLVYTITQHSPFRLRHGKPVTLTRFTQGKLANPEVDAFTHHASRSGMKYRLYSPGSHHGRRPLIVWLHGGGEGASLPDGYYDNETTLRANRGALGFATEEAQEIFGGAYVVAPQSTSAWMDDGPRFAPLIHEIIRDVLRTRPVDPNRVYVAGCSNGGYMSLKMTTVYPAAFAASVPICGVVTARRAGDPPLIPDPELTAISTPTWLVTSLDDTTVDPRANTVHAHELIPGSLATLYDHVVWDGHQFPGHWSWIYVAHNDPSANGTRLWQWMAKQRR; encoded by the coding sequence ATGGACAAGGTGTTCAGCCGCCGGGCCGCCCTGGTCGCCGGCGCGGGGGTCACCGCCGGTCTCGCGCTGCCGGTCACCGCGCACGCCGCCCCGCCCGGCAGCGGCACCCGGTTCGTGCTCGACGCGGACACGCTCGACGGCGGTGAGCAGGTCACGTCGCTGACCCTCGACACCTCGCGGCTCGGGCCGATCGACCCGGCGAGCCTGACCCCCGGCACGTTCGGCGTGCACGCGAAGGCCACCAGCCCGATCGACACCGGCGGCCAGAACGTGGGCTACGACCTCGACCGGGCGGTGACCGCGGCGCGGCTCGACCGGCGCGGGAACATCGTGCTCGAACTGAGCCACGCCGAGGGCCAGCCCGGCGGCGGCACCCTCGGTTACGTCGGCAGCAAGGGCCGCAACGTCCGGCTGGACCTCGTCTACACCATCACCCAGCACAGCCCGTTCCGCCTGCGGCACGGCAAGCCGGTCACGCTCACCCGGTTCACCCAGGGCAAGCTGGCCAATCCCGAGGTCGACGCCTTCACCCACCACGCCTCGCGGTCCGGCATGAAGTACCGGCTGTACTCCCCCGGGTCGCACCACGGCAGGCGGCCCTTGATCGTCTGGCTCCACGGCGGTGGTGAAGGCGCCTCCCTGCCCGACGGGTACTACGACAACGAGACCACGTTGCGCGCCAACCGGGGTGCGCTCGGCTTCGCCACCGAGGAAGCGCAGGAGATCTTCGGCGGCGCCTACGTCGTCGCGCCGCAGAGCACGTCCGCCTGGATGGACGACGGCCCCCGGTTCGCCCCGCTCATCCACGAGATCATCCGCGACGTGCTCCGCACGCGTCCCGTCGACCCGAACCGCGTGTACGTCGCCGGGTGCAGCAACGGCGGTTACATGAGCCTGAAGATGACCACGGTCTACCCGGCCGCCTTCGCCGCGTCGGTCCCGATCTGCGGGGTCGTCACCGCGCGGCGGGCGGGCGACCCGCCGCTGATCCCGGACCCCGAGCTCACCGCGATCAGCACGCCAACTTGGCTGGTCACCTCCCTCGACGACACCACGGTGGACCCGCGGGCCAACACCGTCCATGCGCACGAACTGATCCCCGGTTCCCTCGCCACCCTCTACGACCACGTCGTCTGGGACGGCCACCAGTTCCCCGGCCACTGGTCGTGGATCTACGTGGCCCACAACGACCCGAGCGCGAACGGCACCCGCCTGTGGCAGTGGATGGCGAAGCAACGCCGGTGA